From Tiliqua scincoides isolate rTilSci1 chromosome 2, rTilSci1.hap2, whole genome shotgun sequence, the proteins below share one genomic window:
- the LOC136640622 gene encoding uncharacterized protein — protein MNEPGGSCSEPRTSPCQKQGDNLAGRRGWQVTAGQSTAREAGKASPHRGGWAEPTACHECPACHPLHARTKAPGCTNTHSPAQQHRPFVVHCAQPERSLNSACTLLAPGPRARSAASPPTSPAIWGMESAPVIQHGCSRMPPPRSRFLSLRKEQRRRRRLSAVATARALLTQSSPLLLLVLLEPRQPTPFCLSSSSSSRTRLATLSPGNSSCGHRIPFFTGLQDLPGLICM, from the exons ATGAATGAGCCCGGGGGAAGTTGCAGCGAGCCACGCACCAGCCCTTGCCAAAAGCAGGGTGACAACCTTGCAGGGCGCAGGGGCTGGCAGGTAACGGCAGGACAGTCCACTGCTCGGGAAGCAGGCAAAGCTTCTCCCCATCGGGGCGGGTGGGCCGAGCCGACAGCTTGCCATGAATGCCCTGCTTGCCACCCCCTCCACGCACGCACAAAGGCGCCCggctgcacaaacacacacagcccCGCTCAGCAGCACCGACCTTTCGTCGTCCATTGTGCGCAGCCGGAGCGGAGCCTGAACTCTGCATGCACCCTGCTGGCCCCCGGTCCCCGGGCGCGGAGTGCCGCCTCTCCACCGACGTCGCCCGCGATCTGGGGAATGGAATCAGCGCCCGTGATTCAGCATGGCTGCAGTCGGATGCCACCCCCTCGCTCGCGCTTCCTCTCGCTCCGAAAGGaacagcggcggcggcggcggcttaGCGCTGTAGCAACAGCGAGAGCGCTCCTTACCCAGAGctccccgctgctgctgctggtcttgCTCGAGCCTCGGCAGCCCACTCccttctgcctctcctcctcctcctcctcccgcacCCGGCTAGCTACTCTGTCTCCTGGCAACAGCAGCTGTGGACACAG GATTCCATTCTTCACAGGCCTCCAAGATCTTCCAGGACTGATCTGCATGTAA
- the HNRNPA0 gene encoding heterogeneous nuclear ribonucleoprotein A0, with translation MENSQLCKLFIGGLNVQTTEAGLREHFAAYGTLTDCVVVLNPQTKRSRCFGFVTYSAVEEADAAMAASPHAVDGNAVELKRAVSREDSARPGAHAKVKKLFVGGLKGDLGENDLVEHFSQFGPVEKAEIISSKQSGKKRGFGFVYFQSHDAADKAAVVKFHPIQGHRVEVKKAVPKEDIQAGGGGSGRSSWGGRGRGRGGGNRDHNGLSKGGGGGGGYNSYGGYGGGGGGGGGYGSYGGGYGGGGGGDYGNGYGGFGSYSQHPSSYGPMKSGGGGGGNWGPRSNSGPYRGGYGGGGYGGGSF, from the coding sequence ATGGAGAACTCCCAGCTGTGCAAGCTGTTCATCGGCGGCCTGAACGTGCAGACGACGGAGGCCGGGCTGCGGGAGCACTTCGCGGCCTACGGGACGCTGACCGACTGTGTGGTCGTCCTCAACCCGCAGACCAAGCGCTCGCGCTGCTTCGGCTTCGTGACTTACTCGGCGGTGGAGGAGGCCGACGCCGCCATGGCCGCCTCGCCGCACGCCGTTGACGGCAACGCGGTGGAGCTGAAGCGCGCCGTCTCCCGCGAGGACTCGGCCCGGCCCGGCGCGCACGCCAAGGTGAAGAAGCTGTTCGTGGGCGGCCTGAAGGGGGACctgggagagaacgacctggtGGAGCACTTCAGCCAGTTCGGGCCCGTGGAGAAGGCTGAGATCATCTCCAGCAAGCAGAGCGGCAAGAAGCGCGGCTTCGGCTTCGTCTACTTCCAGAGCCACGACGCCGCCGACAAGGCCGCCGTGGTGAAGTTCCACCCCATCCAGGGCCACCGCGTGGAGGTCAAGAAGGCCGTGCCCAAGGAAGACATCCAGGCGGGAGGCGGCGGCTCCGGCCGGTCCAGCTGGGGCGGCCGGGGACGGGGCAGGGGCGGCGGCAACCGGGACCACAACGGACTCTCCaaaggaggcggcggcggcgggggctaTAACAGTTATGGAGGCtacggaggaggaggcggcggcggaggcGGCTACGGATCGTACGGAGGAGGCTACGGAGGAGGCGGCGGAGGCGATTACGGCAACGGCTACGGGGGCTTCGGCAGCTACAGCCAGCACCCGTCCTCCTACGGCCCCATGAAGAGCGGAGGCGGAGGAGGCGGCAACTGGGGGCCTCGCAGTAACAGTGGACCATACAGAGGCGGCTATGGCGGGGGAGGTTACGGCGGCGGCTCCTTCTAA